GGCCAGGCTATTCAGAATATGAACGTCATGATGGGGTTTGACGAGTCTCTCGGCCTGGACATGCCTCCGGTGTTTCCTTAGTGTTATCCAGGCGCGAAGCGACCAGGATGAGTAATTCTTATTTCCTATTACCAGTGTAAATTGGTTCATTTCCTTTTCCCCCATTCATTCATACTCCCACACCTCCATACGCCCATACCCCCACACTCCCATACTCCCTTATTTCATCTTTTCACAACACGGCCGTCGATTGCAGCTAGCTTACCCCCCCCTATTTTGTTCTAGGTATCGTGATGATTCTTTTTCTTCTTTAGAAAAACAGTGGGGTTATCTTCATCAAAATCCCATTTAAGAGGATTATTACGTATATATTCCCTGATTTTTCGTAGCGATTCTTCATCTCGGATTACATGGTCATGAAATCTTGATTGCCAGGAAAAACGGATTTTTAGCATCCTATTATTTCATAGGTGCATCTTCCTTTAAACCAGCGAATTATCTTGAATAACGAGCGTTCTGACAGCATTGGATTCTGTCTAATTGTAGAGACGGGATTAATCCCGTCTCTACAATTAGTTGCATCTTTATCATTTCGTTTTTCAATTGTTACAATCCCATGAACATGATTTGGCATAATCACAAATTCATCTAATTTAACATTATGAAATTGCCGAGGGATTTCTAGCCAATATTGCATGACCATTTCTCCAATTTTAGATAATTCCATTTTCCCAACTGCGATCTCACCAAATACACATTCCCGATTTTTCGTACAAATCGTCACGAAATAATGACCAAAAGAGGAATAATCCCATTCCTTTAATCGGGTGGATTCGGTACGGTATTTGCCTTTGTATAAACCTGTGTCAGACATTGTTTCTCAGGAGACGCCATGAATGGCGTCTCTACGAATCGTTCTTATTCTTTGCACAATGTTGGGCAAAACATTTATTACCCGATCTACATCCTCCTTCTTCGTAAATCTTCCCAGGCTGAACCGGAGGGATGAAACAGCTTCTTCCCTGGTCAGTCCCATAGCCAGGAGCACATGCGAGGGCTCGACGTTTCCCTCGGAACAGGCGGAACCGGTCGACACTGCAATTCCTTCGAGGTCGAGATTCATTACCAGCGAGTCACCCTCTGCTCCATCAAAACTCAAGTTGAGTGTATTGGAGAGCCTTTTTTCCGGATGGCCGTTCAGTTTAACCCCATCTATCCTCTCCATGATTCCTCTGCAGAGTTCATCTCTCAAGCTTTTTATTCGGTATTCCGACTCCTGACTCCTGACTTCTTCTTTTGCAATCTCGCAAGCTTTTCCCAGTCCTACAATCCCGGCCACGTTCTCTGTTCCAGAACGTCTTCCTCTCTCCTGCCCGCCTCCGTGGATTATTGGCTTTAGGAACAGGCCATGGCGTGTTCCTACATTGGTTCCTATGTAAGTAGCACCCACGCCTTTCGGCCCGTATAGCTTGTGGCCGGAAATGGAAAGAAGGTCAACAGGGATATTCTTCAAATCTATCTCCATCTTTCCTGCTGCCTGAACGGCGTCGGTGTGGAGGATAACTCCTTTCTCTTTAACTATCTCGGCAATCTCTTTAATCGGCATGATTACCCCGGTTTCGTTGTTGGCAGACATGACGGAGACCAGAATGGTTTGGTCGGTTATGGCGTCTCTAAGCTCATCTAAATTTATAAGTCCATCTTTATCGACGCTCAGGTATGTGACTTTAAACCCTTGGTCTTCGAGGAATCGGAAGGTTTCGATCACCGAGGCGTGTTCTACCTGGGTGGTGATTAAATGATTTCCTTTCTCCCTTAAACCAATTGCCACGCCCTTTATGGCGAAATTGTTGCTTTCACTTCCGCAGGAGGTGAAAACGATCTCCTTGGGTCGAGCTCCGAGGAGTTCTGCAACCTGTTCTCTGGAGTTGTCGAGTGCGGCTTTACCTCGACTTCCGAAGGAATGAATGCTCGAAGGATTGCCATATTCCTCTTTGAGGTAAGGAATCATTGCCTCAAAAACCCGAGGGTCGACAGGAGTTGTTGCATTGTAGTCTAGATATATTTTTTTCATGGTTTTTTAGATTTTCGAGCGAAGCCAGGTATGTAATATAGTCTAAATAAGAGATTTCATTTTGGTTAATGTTATAACCTAGTTAGCAGGTTTCTAATATAGTCCTAAATTGCAGGTCCTACTGAATATCTATTCAGTCCCAACGATGTTCCAGTTACGTCGTATTTAGTATTTAGCGGATAACTACATCCGCTCATCCTGAGTTTATCGAAGGATGAAGTATTCTTATTCTCCATGAGAGACGTTCTTCGACAGGCTCAGAACGAGCGGGTTCTTTTAAC
The Thermodesulfobacteriota bacterium DNA segment above includes these coding regions:
- a CDS encoding transposase: MSDTGLYKGKYRTESTRLKEWDYSSFGHYFVTICTKNRECVFGEIAVGKMELSKIGEMVMQYWLEIPRQFHNVKLDEFVIMPNHVHGIVTIEKRNDKDATNCRDGINPVSTIRQNPMLSERSLFKIIRWFKGRCTYEIIGC
- the nifS gene encoding cysteine desulfurase NifS, which gives rise to MKKIYLDYNATTPVDPRVFEAMIPYLKEEYGNPSSIHSFGSRGKAALDNSREQVAELLGARPKEIVFTSCGSESNNFAIKGVAIGLREKGNHLITTQVEHASVIETFRFLEDQGFKVTYLSVDKDGLINLDELRDAITDQTILVSVMSANNETGVIMPIKEIAEIVKEKGVILHTDAVQAAGKMEIDLKNIPVDLLSISGHKLYGPKGVGATYIGTNVGTRHGLFLKPIIHGGGQERGRRSGTENVAGIVGLGKACEIAKEEVRSQESEYRIKSLRDELCRGIMERIDGVKLNGHPEKRLSNTLNLSFDGAEGDSLVMNLDLEGIAVSTGSACSEGNVEPSHVLLAMGLTREEAVSSLRFSLGRFTKKEDVDRVINVLPNIVQRIRTIRRDAIHGVS